The sequence below is a genomic window from Selenomonas ruminantium subsp. lactilytica TAM6421.
AGACGCTTTTCCTGTTGTATTTTGAATCCCTCTGCAGAAGGGGGGAACTGGCAGGCCTTAAATGGCGTTATGTGGACTTTAAGAATAAACGATTCTATGTCGTGAATACGCTCATTGTGGACTATCAGAGGAACGTCATTGAAAAGCCATTCCCAAAGACTGAGAACAGCGAGGACTGGGTTCCGCTCTCTGACGATATGTGCCAGAGGCTTTTAAAGCTTAAGGCTATCCAGGAAAGCAGTGACCCGGCATTTTGTTCCAACAGCTATGTATTCAGGGAAGGCTACAGGGGAGGAACCTGGGATAAGTACATTTTTCCTGAGTTTATCAGCGCAAGGTTCCGTTATGCCTGCAAGATGGCAGGACTTAAAAACTATACGCTGCACGGGACAAGGAAGACCGGATTCAGCAGGCTGGTCAACAAGGGAGTAGACCCGATGGTTGTCGCGTCTATCGGACGGTGGAAGAATCCGAAAGTGCCGTCCCAGCATTACTATCAAGTGGACGAACTTACGAAATCAAATGTGATGAAACAGAAGCTGTTCTCTTGAAGTTACACAGATGTAAGTTGATAACACTACCCCTCGGAAATGAAGAGATGACACTAAACCCGTTTTCTAATGAAAAAATGGGTAATTTGGCAGCTGACTGATGATACGACGAAAAAGTTTTCAAGGTTCCTGAAAAGACGGAAAGCCTTGTCAGATAAGGGGTCGTAGGTGTTTTTGGGGGAATTATGAACGAGGTTCAAGTTGACAAAAAACTTGACAAATTCCAGTCAGTATCGTATTATTTAACTACAAAATGCTGAATATGTACTCATCAAGAGCGGTGGAGGGATAGGCCCTATGAAGCCGCGGCAACCATTGACATATGTCAAAACGGTGCCAATTCCTTTAGGTTTTACCTATAAGATGAGAGTTAAGAAGTGTAAGCTCTCGTTTTAACGAGGGCTTTTTCTTATGAATCGGGACGTGTGAGGGTATTCAGCAGTAATTATTTTTTCTACTAGGGAGGTAGATTTCATTGAGTAAGAAACGTATGCTTTTTACTTCGGAATCCGTAACGGAAGGTCATCCGGATAAAATGGCTGACCAGATTTCGGACAGCATCCTCGATGCCATCCTGGCTGAGGACCCGATGGGCCGTGTTGCCTGTGAGACGATGGTGACGACGGGACAGGTTCATGTGGTTGGTGAGATTTCCACGAAATGTTATGTGGATATTCCGAAGATCATTCGTGATACGGTAAAGGAAATCGGCTATACCCGGGCAAAATATGGTTTTGATGCCGCTACCTGCGGTATTCTCGTATCTCTGGATGAGCAGTCCCCGGATATTGCCCAGGGCGTTAATGAGGCCATTGAGTCCCGCGAGGGTGAAATGGATGTGGCTGAGGCCATCGGTGCTGGTGACCAGGGCATGATGTTCGGTTATGCAACGAACGAGACGCCGGAATTCATGCCCCTGCCTATTGCACTGGCTCATCGTCTGGCACGTCGTTTAACGGAAGTCCGCAAGAATGGCACGCTGCCGTACCTGCGTCCGGACGGCAAGACGCAGGTTACCATTGCTTATGAGGATGGCAAGGCCGTAGCTGTGGACACGATTGTCATCTCCACCCAGCATGATGAAGAAGTGACGCTGGAACAGATCCGCAAGGATCTTATCGAGCATGTAATCAAGCCCGTTGTGCCGGCTGAACTGCTTAAGGAAGATACGCGTATTTTTGTCAACCCCACGGGCAAGTTCGTTATCGGTGGTCCGCAGGGCGACTCCGGTCTTACGGGCCGCAAGATCATCGTTGACACCTATGGCGGCTGGGCCCGTCATGGCGGCGGCGCTTTCTCCGGCAAAGATCCTACGAAGGTGGACCGCAGTGCCGCTTATGCTGCCCGTTATGTGGCCAAGAATATCGTGGCTGCCGGCCTGGCTGACAAATGCGAAATCCAGCTGGCTTATGCCATTGGGGTGGCGTACCCGGTTTCCGTCATGGTTGATACCTTCGGCACCAACAAGGTGGATGAAGAAAAGATTGAAGAACTGGTAAGCAAGCACTTTGACCTGCGTCCAGCAGGCATCATCAAGATGCTCGACCTGCGTCGTCCTATCTACAAGCAGACGGCTGCCTATGGTCATTTCGGCCGTACCGATGTGGACCTGCCTTGGGAACACACGGATAAGGCAGATGTGCTGAAAAAAGAAGCCGGACTTTGATCCCAGATTGATTGGAAAAACCTCCCTACGGGGAGGTTTTTTTGTACGCAAAGGAAGGATATTAGGTGAAAATGTCTAATCATAATACATAGAAAAGTAAGTCAAAACTTGAGAGGAGTTGATTGCTATGCTGGTTTGGATTGAGCGTTTGGGACGCATGGGAGAAGAGGAGCTTTTTGGCTTTGGCTTGTCTCCTGAGTCGATTACAGGGGAAATATTGCTCGACCCGTTGGGGAATACCAGAATATGCAAGGAAAATCCTGCCATGTCAGATAGTCAGATGCTGGTAGTGAAGGCCAGGTTGGACGAGTGGATTCGCGATCTGGGATATTGTCAGCTGTCATGTATTTCCGCCCCGCATTATGTGGAACAGGAAGAAGAGACACCGAGAAAGTGGCGGCCGCGGGAGCTGGATCTGCGGCCATTGAATCTGCCCATGAAGGGAGAGCGTTTCCTGGCTGTTCCCGAGGAGGAATGGGCCGTGGCGATATAAGAAAAACGGGGCTGCTGTTGGGCAGTCCCGTTTTTCTTTAAGTCGCTGATTTTTTTCGTTGCAGATATAAAAAAGCAAAGAAAGCTAGTGTAAAGCCGATGGCGCTGGTGGTCTGACCGCTGGTCATAAAGCCCAGCACTTTTTCGGCGTAATCGCCTCGCAGGAATTCCAGGGCGAAGCGGGTGAGGCAATAGAGCATCACATAGAGGGAGAAACATTGTCCCTTTGCGTGTTTTATAGTGCCGCGGAAAATCAATAGCAGGGCAAAGATCACGATATCGAGCTGACCTTCCCAGATCTCTGCCGGCCATAGGGGCTGGGTGCCATAGGTATGGGCAGCCAGGGTGGTAGCGGGATAGACAATGCCGAAACTGCCACCGGTGGGCGCACCGAAGGCATCCCCGTTCAACAGGTTGGCACAGCGTCCCAAAGACTGGCCCAGGATGATAGCGGGAGCCAGCACATCCATCAGATGGAGCGTATCGAGTTTATGGTAACGGCAGTAGGCGATGCCCGTGAGCACCCCTAGGGTTACGCCGCCCTGAATGGCCATGCCGCCCTGCCAGACATTCAATATCTCCGTGAGATGATGGGAATAGTAATCCCAGTCAAAAAAGAACACATCCCAGAGCCGGGCGCCTAATAGTCCGGCCAGCCCACAATAGATGCCTAGGTCAACCACATATTTTTCCTCACCCCGGCCATCCTGTTTCACCAGATAATAGCCAACGCCGGTAGCCAGGATGATGGACAGGGAAATCACCAAACCATAGGAACGGATGGGAAAGTTACCGATAAAGAATAAGTATTGATGCATCTGCTTCGTCTCCTAAAATCTAATCTGTTTTAAATTATAACCGAATGAAAAAATTTTTTCCATAAATTTTACGGCTGACAAGGAAAAACACTTGACAGGATATCCTGCCTCCGCTATAATAGCCTATGTCAAGGGGCAAACCTTGGCACCTAATTTTTGAGCAGGTGATTATCATGATGGAGCAGTTCTTATATTTGTCCACACTTTTTGACTTGTATGGGGCACTCCTGACGGAAAAGCAGCAGGAATGCTTGCGCCTGCACTTGTTCGAGGACTTTTCGTTGTCGGAGATCGGCGAGGAGCTGGGCATATCCCGGCAGGCGGTTTACGACAATATCCATCGCAGTGAGAAGGCGATGGAGTCCTACGAAAAAAAGCTGGGACTGGCCTCGCGCTATAACAGGGAGCGTCAGGAGCTGGCAAAAATCTACGAGTCAATCAAAGGGCTAAAGCAGCCGGCCAATGCCAAGGCTGTTGATGAAGTCCTTGACCGATTGGAACCCTATATTGGACAGGGACTCGGTCAGGAGGTATCCGTTTGATATTTGAGAGTTTATCTGACCGTTTGCAGGAGACATTCAAGAAGCTTCGCGGTCATGGCAAGCTGACGGAAGATGACGTCAACGAAGCCATGCGGGAAGTGCGGATGGCACTTCTCGAAGCAGATGTCAACTTCAAGGTCGTTAAGAATTTCATCAAGACCGTCAAGGAACGGGCCATTGGTCAGGATATTTT
It includes:
- a CDS encoding tyrosine-type recombinase/integrase — encoded protein: MTSERSKGWYNQAFNEHVLPFFGNLKVEEVSKDIVQAWVADLRWHGNNHRKGRELSSGTVRQCIAKFRIFWRYLIEERSVAILDPCARISVDYTPVRKKKVFNDLARKKLLIAAGRKYGWLWETLFLLYFESLCRRGELAGLKWRYVDFKNKRFYVVNTLIVDYQRNVIEKPFPKTENSEDWVPLSDDMCQRLLKLKAIQESSDPAFCSNSYVFREGYRGGTWDKYIFPEFISARFRYACKMAGLKNYTLHGTRKTGFSRLVNKGVDPMVVASIGRWKNPKVPSQHYYQVDELTKSNVMKQKLFS
- the metK gene encoding methionine adenosyltransferase, which produces MLFTSESVTEGHPDKMADQISDSILDAILAEDPMGRVACETMVTTGQVHVVGEISTKCYVDIPKIIRDTVKEIGYTRAKYGFDAATCGILVSLDEQSPDIAQGVNEAIESREGEMDVAEAIGAGDQGMMFGYATNETPEFMPLPIALAHRLARRLTEVRKNGTLPYLRPDGKTQVTIAYEDGKAVAVDTIVISTQHDEEVTLEQIRKDLIEHVIKPVVPAELLKEDTRIFVNPTGKFVIGGPQGDSGLTGRKIIVDTYGGWARHGGGAFSGKDPTKVDRSAAYAARYVAKNIVAAGLADKCEIQLAYAIGVAYPVSVMVDTFGTNKVDEEKIEELVSKHFDLRPAGIIKMLDLRRPIYKQTAAYGHFGRTDVDLPWEHTDKADVLKKEAGL
- the lgt gene encoding prolipoprotein diacylglyceryl transferase, with translation MHQYLFFIGNFPIRSYGLVISLSIILATGVGYYLVKQDGRGEEKYVVDLGIYCGLAGLLGARLWDVFFFDWDYYSHHLTEILNVWQGGMAIQGGVTLGVLTGIAYCRYHKLDTLHLMDVLAPAIILGQSLGRCANLLNGDAFGAPTGGSFGIVYPATTLAAHTYGTQPLWPAEIWEGQLDIVIFALLLIFRGTIKHAKGQCFSLYVMLYCLTRFALEFLRGDYAEKVLGFMTSGQTTSAIGFTLAFFAFLYLQRKKSAT
- the ylxM gene encoding YlxM family DNA-binding protein, coding for MMEQFLYLSTLFDLYGALLTEKQQECLRLHLFEDFSLSEIGEELGISRQAVYDNIHRSEKAMESYEKKLGLASRYNRERQELAKIYESIKGLKQPANAKAVDEVLDRLEPYIGQGLGQEVSV